DNA from Halorarum salinum:
TTCTCGCCGGAGGGCGACGAGCGGCTGGCGGACCTCGAGGAACGGATCGCGGACGCGGGCGAGGGAACGGCGTACCTGCTGGAGAAGCAGCGCGAGCAGCGCCGCCGGGAGCTCGAACGCGAGCGCGACGAACTGCTGGCCGCCGACCTCCGGGAGCGGCTCGAACCGCTCGTGGACCGGATCGAACCGATCGACGCCGCGGACCCGTTGCGGGAGGGGAACCCGTCGAACCGCGTCGCCGGCTTCACGCTGCTTGCCGGGCGCGACAGCGAGCCCGACGTCGGCGCGGCGCTGGACGCGGTCGCCGCCGACGGGGACGTCGAGGTGGAGTACACGGGGCCGTGGCCGCCGTACTCGTTCGCGCCCGAACTGGAGGGGGAACCGTGAGGCCGAGGAAGGACGAGGGCGCCCTGACCGACCTGGTCGACGTGCTGCTGGACGAGGGCGTGGTGCTGCAGGCCGACGTCGTCGTCTCCGTCGCCGAGGTTCCCCTCGTCGGCGTGAACCTCCGGGCGGCCGTCGCCGGGATGTCGACCATGACCGAGTACGGCTTCTTCGAGGAGTGGGACCGCCGGCACCGCGAGCGGTCGGACTCCGGCGGGCTGGAGTCCACCGGTGACGGTCCGGTGGCCGTCGACGCCGGGCCGGCGGACTCCGGGTCGGCCGCCGCCGAACCGTCCGACGCCGTGCGCTCGGAGCCGGCGGGCTCCCGCCGTTCGGAGCTGCGCCCCGCCGGGATTCCGGACTCCCGGCCGAAGGCGCCGGCGGCCGACCCGGGCCGTCACCGCCCGGAGGACCCCGTCGTGCCGGTCGACGAAGGGAACGACGACGACGCGGACGAAGCCGACGTCGAAGACGACGTACGCGACGCCGGAAGCGCGGGCGACCCCCCCGACTCCGAACGCTGACCGCCGGGGGGCGCTATCGAAACCCTTAGTGTCGGACTCCGCCAAGCCCGGCCCATGCAGAAGCTCATCGTCCACGGCGACCCCGGCATCCGGACGGGCGCCGTCATCGACTACGGGGGCGAGGAGATGGTCGTCTTCGCGCTCCAGCGGCAGGGCGAGTGGCACGGTCCGGACGAGCCCCAGCTCTGGTGTACCATCGGCACCGAGGACGAGCGCGAGGCGTTCGAGAAGCGCGAGTACGTCCCCCACTGGCTCGAGGTCGAGAGCATCGACGCCGAGGCGCTCGACGTCGTGAAGGCGAAGGGCGACCTCGCGGTCTGAGCGGTCCGCGAGCGGTTTCCCCCGACGGGCGGCCCGTCCCTTTGTTCGACCACCCGTCGACCCCCGTCGTTCGACTACCCGTCGAGGACGTCCCAGCGGTCGACGATGAGCCCGTCGACGCCGGCCTCGACCAGCTCTCCGGCGGTTTCCGCGCCGTCGACGGTCCACGCGTTGACCGCGAACCCGTCGTCGTGGGCCGTCGAGACGAGGTCGGACCCCGGGACGAGTTCGTGGTCCGGGTGGACGGCCTCGCAGCCGAGTTCGCGGGCGAGCGAGAGCCGCTCCTCGGTCGAATCGGAGAACACGGGCGCGAGCGCGGCGTCCTCGGACTCCGCCCGCAGTTCCCGGAGCGCGTCCGCCGAGAACGACGAGAGGAGGACCTCGTTCTCGACCCCCTCGACGGCCGCGAGCACGTCGGCCGCCATCCCCTCGTGCTTGAGCTCGACGTTGACGCCGGTGTCCGGCGGCACCGCCGCGAGCAGGTCCGAAAGCAGCGGGATCGGCTCCCCCGAGTCGAGGACGGTCAACTCGCGGAGCGTCCCCCAGTCGGTGCTGGAGACGGTCCCCGCGCCGTCGGTCAGCCGGTTCAGTTGGTCGTCGTGGAAGACGACGAGCTCGCCGGAGCCGCATCGCTGGACGTCGACCTCGACCACGTCGACGTGGGGAGCGGACTCCTCGACGGCGAGAACGGTGTTCTCGGGGTACTGGTCGGCACAGCCCCTGTGGCCGATGAGACGGACGTCGGCCGCCGTCGCGTCGGGCTCGCCCGACCGATCCCCCGGCGATCCGGAACAGCCGGCGAGCGCGACCGCGCCGCTCGCGCCGACCGCCGCCAGCAACTCCCGCCGCGTGCGTCCGCCTTCCGCGCTCATACTGGCGTTCCGACACGACGGCCCGTAATCGTTCTACCGGTCGCGGGAGGGCGTCCGATCCGACAGGCGTCCGCCGCCGCCGTCCGGTCTACTCCGGGAGCTCCGTCCGGTCGACCCGGTACAGCGTCACTTCCGACGTCTCCACCACCGGCTGGACGCCGGGAATCTCCCCGAACGCGACGGTGGCGTCGCCGTACCGGATCCGCTCGCCGGGACCGACCCAGACGTACTCCAC
Protein-coding regions in this window:
- a CDS encoding HAH_0734 family protein, which codes for MQKLIVHGDPGIRTGAVIDYGGEEMVVFALQRQGEWHGPDEPQLWCTIGTEDEREAFEKREYVPHWLEVESIDAEALDVVKAKGDLAV
- a CDS encoding glycerophosphodiester phosphodiesterase, producing MSAEGGRTRRELLAAVGASGAVALAGCSGSPGDRSGEPDATAADVRLIGHRGCADQYPENTVLAVEESAPHVDVVEVDVQRCGSGELVVFHDDQLNRLTDGAGTVSSTDWGTLRELTVLDSGEPIPLLSDLLAAVPPDTGVNVELKHEGMAADVLAAVEGVENEVLLSSFSADALRELRAESEDAALAPVFSDSTEERLSLARELGCEAVHPDHELVPGSDLVSTAHDDGFAVNAWTVDGAETAGELVEAGVDGLIVDRWDVLDG